A genome region from Pseudanabaena sp. Chao 1811 includes the following:
- the uvrB gene encoding excinuclease ABC subunit UvrB, which produces MALFDIRTPWQPTADQPKAIAQLLDGLQKGMRYQTLLGATGTGKTMTVANAIAKYQKPTLVLAHNKTLAAQLCNELREFFPNNAVEYFISYYDYYQPEAYIPVTDTYIEKTASINDEIDMLRHSATRSLFERKDVIVVASVSCIYGLGIPEEYLKASIPLAVGVEYDQRELLKALTNVQYERNDIELGRGKFRVKGDILEIGPAYEDRTIRVEFFGDEIEAIRYVDPVTGEILQSMEALNIYPARHFVTPADRLEIACADIKAELEERLEELTNAGKLLEAQRLEQRTKYDLELLQEVGFCNGVENYSRHLAGRQAGESPACLVDYFPKDDWLLIVDESHVSIPQIRGMYNGDRARKMTLIDHGFRLPSAADNRPLKADEFWDMVKQCIFVSATPGDWEMEVSEQVVEQIIRPTGVVDPEIFVRPTEGQVDDLYHEIQLRIKRKERVLITTLTKKMAEDLTTYFQERNLSVRYLHSDIKSIERIEILQALRKGEFDVLIGVNLLREGLDLPEVSLVAILDADKEGFLRAERSLIQTIGRAARNVAGQVIMYADRLTNSMEKAISETERRRRIQIKYNEDNNITPRSIVKSLEGNAILDFLSVSRRLNERQLEYVVNNAKEISLDDIPAIIEQLEAQMKDAAKKQEFEQAAAFRDKIKALRDRLIGKA; this is translated from the coding sequence ATGGCACTGTTCGACATTCGTACCCCTTGGCAACCTACCGCCGATCAACCCAAAGCGATCGCCCAACTGCTCGATGGTTTACAGAAAGGAATGCGTTATCAAACCCTACTGGGCGCAACGGGTACTGGCAAAACGATGACCGTCGCCAATGCGATCGCCAAATATCAAAAGCCCACTTTAGTGCTAGCCCATAACAAGACCTTAGCGGCGCAGCTATGTAATGAATTGCGCGAATTCTTTCCCAATAATGCCGTTGAATATTTCATTAGTTATTACGACTACTATCAGCCAGAGGCATATATTCCCGTTACCGATACCTACATTGAGAAGACTGCTTCAATTAATGACGAAATTGATATGCTACGCCACTCCGCCACGCGATCACTGTTTGAGCGTAAAGATGTAATTGTGGTCGCCTCCGTAAGCTGCATCTATGGTTTAGGAATTCCAGAGGAATATCTCAAGGCTTCGATTCCGCTAGCAGTGGGTGTGGAATATGATCAAAGGGAATTGCTAAAAGCTTTAACCAACGTGCAGTATGAGCGCAATGATATTGAGCTAGGTCGAGGTAAATTCCGTGTCAAGGGAGACATTTTAGAAATTGGACCTGCCTACGAAGATCGCACCATTCGCGTAGAATTTTTTGGCGATGAGATTGAAGCAATTCGCTATGTCGATCCTGTGACGGGTGAGATTTTGCAAAGTATGGAAGCTCTGAATATCTATCCTGCAAGGCACTTTGTCACCCCTGCTGATCGCTTAGAAATTGCCTGTGCAGATATTAAAGCAGAACTCGAAGAACGTCTCGAAGAATTAACTAACGCAGGAAAATTGCTAGAAGCTCAACGTCTAGAACAACGTACAAAGTATGATTTGGAACTACTACAAGAAGTGGGTTTCTGTAATGGCGTAGAGAACTATTCACGGCATCTCGCAGGACGGCAAGCGGGAGAGTCTCCAGCCTGTCTAGTAGACTATTTTCCCAAGGATGATTGGTTATTGATTGTCGATGAGTCTCACGTTTCTATACCGCAAATTAGAGGAATGTATAATGGCGATCGCGCAAGGAAAATGACGCTGATCGATCATGGCTTCCGTTTGCCCAGTGCAGCGGACAATCGACCTCTCAAGGCTGATGAATTTTGGGATATGGTCAAGCAATGTATTTTTGTTTCCGCCACCCCCGGAGATTGGGAAATGGAAGTTTCAGAACAAGTAGTTGAGCAGATCATCAGACCCACAGGCGTAGTCGATCCTGAGATATTTGTGCGTCCAACTGAGGGACAAGTTGACGATCTCTATCATGAGATTCAATTGCGAATTAAGCGCAAGGAACGGGTCTTAATTACAACCCTAACTAAGAAAATGGCGGAGGATTTGACTACCTATTTTCAAGAGCGAAATCTATCGGTGCGATATCTCCATTCCGACATCAAATCTATTGAACGAATTGAAATCCTGCAAGCTCTGCGAAAAGGAGAGTTTGATGTTCTGATCGGAGTGAACTTGTTGCGGGAAGGTTTAGATTTGCCTGAAGTGTCACTGGTGGCGATTCTGGATGCAGATAAGGAAGGTTTTTTAAGAGCCGAGCGATCGCTAATTCAAACCATCGGACGGGCGGCGCGAAATGTGGCAGGACAGGTGATTATGTACGCTGATCGCTTGACTAACAGTATGGAAAAGGCAATTTCCGAAACGGAACGCCGCCGCCGCATTCAGATTAAATACAATGAAGACAATAATATTACGCCAAGGTCAATTGTGAAGTCGCTTGAAGGTAACGCGATTCTCGATTTTCTATCTGTTTCGCGCCGCCTCAATGAGCGTCAGCTTGAGTATGTGGTCAATAATGCGAAGGAGATTTCTCTAGATGACATTCCCGCGATCATCGAGCAGTTGGAAGCCCAAATGAAAGATGCTGCGAAGAAGCAGGAATTCGAGCAAGCTGCTGCTTTTCGCGACAAGATCAAGGCTCTACGCGATCGCTTAATCGGTAAAGCATAA
- a CDS encoding energy-coupling factor ABC transporter ATP-binding protein, whose translation MPIESVTTAAISVRELSFAWASGETVLDRCTLSVPKGEFWMLLGTNGSGKSTLLRLLAGLLKPKSGEIEISDRVGFVFQNPDHQLVMPTVGADIAFGLVSEKLSYIETLHRVKESLSAVNLSQMLRRPIYALSGGQKQRVAIAGAIARHAEVLLLDEPTALLDGENQIDLVASVRDLVKQKNLTALWVTHRLNELDYADGAFLLEQGQVIDKGDPMRLKQVLLERS comes from the coding sequence ATGCCCATTGAATCCGTTACCACTGCTGCCATTAGTGTTCGCGAGCTTTCCTTTGCGTGGGCATCGGGCGAGACCGTTCTTGATCGCTGTACTTTGTCTGTCCCTAAAGGGGAATTTTGGATGCTACTGGGGACAAATGGCAGTGGCAAATCAACTTTACTAAGGCTATTAGCGGGATTGCTCAAGCCCAAGTCGGGGGAAATTGAAATTAGTGATCGCGTGGGGTTTGTCTTTCAAAATCCTGATCACCAACTGGTCATGCCTACAGTCGGGGCAGATATCGCCTTTGGACTAGTATCCGAAAAGTTGTCCTATATTGAAACACTGCATCGAGTTAAAGAATCTCTCAGTGCTGTCAATCTCTCCCAAATGCTCCGTCGTCCCATTTATGCTCTCAGTGGGGGGCAGAAACAACGGGTAGCGATCGCTGGTGCGATCGCTCGACATGCAGAAGTCTTACTACTTGATGAACCAACGGCATTATTAGATGGTGAAAATCAGATCGATCTAGTTGCCTCGGTGCGCGATCTCGTCAAGCAAAAAAATCTTACAGCCCTATGGGTGACCCATCGCCTAAATGAACTTGACTATGCTGATGGAGCATTTTTATTAGAGCAGGGGCAAGTCATCGATAAAGGCGACCCCATGCGCTTAAAACAAGTGTTATTAGAACGCAGTTAA